In one window of Nicotiana tabacum cultivar K326 chromosome 12, ASM71507v2, whole genome shotgun sequence DNA:
- the LOC107800123 gene encoding L-type lectin-domain containing receptor kinase S.6-like, which translates to MHFSLQKLLTVTLFLILTINSPSHSSPFFPLNNVTLYGDASFTTNSIYLTQQRNCSSSSSNSPSISGIGRAFYVYPIRFLDSLTNNTASFLCTFSFTILSTFPPCPFGDGFAFLITSDVDSLSNSNGYMGLPNQDSDMGDSFLAVEFDTDDNHIGIGVKEVKFLASADVDLKSGKELTAWVEYKDSEKMMRVWIGYEMQIRPFNPVLSTKIDISNQLKEFMRIGFTAKGSAVYSINHWRFRTFGLLSSQTSWDHQSDEGDCLMCFPEEIGEHFSAPHHGKSLLKLIFVYGGLAAVVTLVVGILAIVSVFVLRRKKRDGNKGENEGQMCRLQGNRVPQRLSLSEIKSATEGFNNERIIGEGGSAVVYEGDIPSKGIVAIKRFVQGTRLGPSHIPFNTEFASMVGCLRHKNLIQLQGWCCERNELVLVYEFMPNGSLNKILHEHSHFAKFLTWERRLNIVLGVASALVYLHEECENQIIHRDVKTCNIMLDAEFNAKLGDFGLAEVFDNSKTRDATVPAGTMGYLAPEYVFSGVPTVKTDVYSFGVVVLEVASGRKPIDECGVLITDWVWDLWEKGRITEAADPKLKGRFQKNEMDRVLVVGLSCVHPNQEKRPRMRDVARILKDEAPLPVLPPNKPTVRIQSVLPEGCEEIMNCAGKMEDSPWATPRTHFSRN; encoded by the coding sequence ATGCATTTTTCTTTGCAAAAACTCTTAACAGTCACTCTGTTTCTCATCTTAACAATCAATTCACCTTCCCATTCATCTCCTTTCTTTCCTCTTAACAATGTAACTCTTTACGGTGACGCTTCTTTCACCACCAACTCCATTTACCTCACTCAACAACGCAACtgttcatcttcatcatcaaattCTCCTTCCATTTCTGGCATTGGTAGAGCTTTTTATGTTTACCCAATTCGTTTTCTTGATTCTTTAACAAATAACACTGCTTCTTTCTTATGCACTTTCTCTTTTACTATTCTCTCTACTTTCCCTCCTTGCCCTTTTGGTGATGGCTTTGCCTTTTTGATCACTTCTGATGTTGATTCTTTGAGCAATTCTAATGGTTACATGGGTCTTCCAAATCAAGATTCTGACATGGGAGATTCATTCTTGGCCGTGGAATTTGATACAGACGATAATCATATTGGTATTGGTGTTAAAGAAGTTAAGTTTTTGGCTTCTGCTGATGTTGATTTGAAAAGTGGGAAAGAATTGACGGCTTGGGTTGAGTATAAAGATTCTGAAAAAATGATGAGAGTTTGGATTGGTTATGAAATGCAAATTAGGCCTTTTAATCCTGTTCTTTCTACTAAAATTGACATTTCCAATCAGTTAAAGGAGTTTATGAGGATTGGTTTCACTGCAAAAGGCTCTGCAGTTTATTCCATTAATCATTGGCGATTCAGAACGTTCGGATTGCTTTCGTCTCAAACGTCTTGGGATCATCAATCCGACGAAGGAGATTGCTTGATGTGTTTTCCTGAGGAAATTGGTGAGCATTTTTCTGCCCCACATCATGGTAAAAGTTTACTAAAATTGATTTTTGTATACGGTGGCTTAGCTGCAGTTGTTACACTTGTTGTTGGTATTCTTGCTATTGTTTCTGTTTTTGTGTTAAggagaaaaaagagagatggTAATAAAGGGGAAAATGAAGGCCAAATGTGTAGATTACAAGGAAATAGAGTGCCTCAAAGATTATCATTATCTGAAATAAAATCAGCCACAGAAGGATTTAATAATGAAAGGATAATTGGTGAAGGAGGATCTGCTGTTGTATATGAAGGAGATATTCCTTCTAAAGGAATTGTTGCTATTAAGAGATTTGTTCAAGGGACTAGATTAGGTCCTTCACATATTCCATTCAATACTGAATTTGCTTCTATGGTTGGTTGCTTAAGACACAAGAATTTGATTCAGCTCCAAGGATGGTGTTGTGAGAGGAATGAATTGGTTTTAGTTTATGAATTCATGCCTAATGGTAGCCTTAACAAAATCCTACACGAGCATTCGCATTTTGCTAAGTTTTTAACGTGGGAGCGAAGGCTGAATATAGTTCTTGGCGTTGCGTCTGCTCTGGTGTATTTGCATGAAGAGTGTGAAAATCAGATAATTCATAGAGATGTGAAGACTTGTAATATAATGCTTGATGCTGAGTTCAATGCTAAGCTTGGGGATTTCGGCTTAGCTGAAGTGTTTGATAATTCTAAGACAAGGGATGCTACTGTACCAGCTGGAACAATGGGATATTTAGCTCCTGAATACGTCTTTTCTGGGGTTCCAACTGTTAAAACGGATGTGTATAGCTTTGGTGTTGTGGTACTAGAAGTAGCATCGGGGAGAAAGCCTATCGATGAATGTGGCGTTTTGATTACTGATTGGGTGTGGGATTTGTGGGAAAAGGGGAGGATAACTGAGGCTGCTGATCCGAAACTGAAGGGACGATTTCAGAAGAACGAGATGGATAGGGTGCTCGTCGTGGGACTTTCTTGTGTGCACCCTAATCAGGAGAAGAGGCCGAGAATGAGGGATGTTGCCCGTATTCTTAAAGATGAAGCTCCACTGCCCGTTTTACCTCCAAACAAACCAACTGTGAGAATTCAATCTGTTTTACCGGAGGGATGTGAAGAAATCATGAATTGTGCTGGAAAAATGGAGGATAGCCCATGGGCAACTCCAAGAACTCATTTTAGCAGGAACTAG